One window of Candidatus Methylocalor cossyra genomic DNA carries:
- the amoB gene encoding bacterial ammonia monooxygenase, subunit AmoB, with protein sequence MKRLHERLTRWSLVGLLAGVAASGLYAPSAAAHGEKSQAAFMRMRTIHWYDLRWSKEKVKVNDTVEITGKFHVFEGWPETVAEPNVSFLNIGIPGPVFIRKESYIGGQLVPRSVRLELGKTYEFKVVLKARRPGDWHVHTMMNVEGGGPIIGPGKWITIEGSMADFKNPVTTLTGQTVDLEHYNLENTYFWHIFWYAIGLAWIIYWVRRPVFLPRFLMVDAGRADELVSGTDKKVAMGFAAATVIIVIFAMSSANSKYPITIPLQAGTLRGIQPIETPKPTVTVKVEDASYRVPGRAMRMKLTITNNGNSPVRLGEFYTASVRFLDSDVYKDTSGYPEDLLAEDGLEVSDNSPIAPGETRTVEVTASDAAWEVYRLSDIIYDPDSRFAGLLFFFDSAGNRQIVQIDAPLIPSFM encoded by the coding sequence ATGAAACGACTCCACGAGCGGCTCACCCGGTGGTCCCTGGTGGGCCTTTTGGCCGGTGTTGCGGCCAGCGGTCTTTACGCGCCGAGTGCGGCGGCCCACGGCGAGAAATCCCAAGCCGCCTTCATGCGCATGCGCACCATCCACTGGTACGACCTGCGGTGGTCGAAGGAAAAGGTCAAGGTCAACGACACCGTTGAGATCACCGGCAAGTTCCACGTTTTTGAAGGCTGGCCGGAGACGGTGGCGGAGCCCAACGTTTCGTTCCTCAACATTGGCATACCGGGGCCGGTGTTCATCCGCAAGGAATCCTACATCGGCGGTCAGCTGGTGCCGCGCTCGGTGCGCCTGGAGCTGGGCAAGACCTACGAATTCAAAGTGGTGTTGAAGGCCCGCCGGCCCGGTGACTGGCACGTCCACACCATGATGAACGTGGAAGGCGGCGGTCCGATCATCGGGCCTGGCAAATGGATCACCATTGAAGGCTCCATGGCCGACTTCAAGAACCCGGTGACCACCCTGACCGGTCAGACCGTGGACCTCGAGCACTACAACCTCGAGAACACCTATTTCTGGCACATCTTCTGGTATGCCATTGGTTTGGCCTGGATCATCTACTGGGTACGCCGGCCGGTGTTCCTGCCGCGGTTCCTGATGGTCGACGCCGGGCGTGCCGACGAACTGGTGTCCGGCACCGACAAGAAGGTGGCCATGGGCTTTGCGGCGGCCACGGTGATCATCGTGATCTTCGCCATGTCCAGCGCCAACAGCAAATACCCGATCACCATCCCGCTGCAGGCTGGGACCTTGCGCGGCATCCAGCCGATTGAGACGCCCAAGCCGACCGTGACCGTGAAGGTGGAAGACGCCAGCTACCGGGTGCCGGGGCGGGCCATGCGCATGAAGCTCACCATCACCAACAACGGCAACAGCCCGGTGCGGTTGGGTGAGTTCTACACCGCTTCGGTGCGGTTCCTGGATTCCGACGTCTACAAGGACACCAGCGGCTATCCGGAAGACCTGCTGGCCGAAGACGGGCTCGAAGTGAGCGACAACAGCCCCATTGCCCCCGGGGAAACCCGCACGGTGGAGGTGACTGCCTCCGACGCGGCCTGGGAAGTGTACCGTCTGTCCGACATCATCTACGACCCGGACAGCCGCTTCGCGGGGCTCCTGTTCTTCTTTGACAGCGCCGGCAACCGTCAGATCGTCCAGATCGACGCCCCGCTGATTCCGTCCTTCATGTAA
- the amoA gene encoding bacterial ammonia monooxygenase, subunit AmoA, which yields MSALQSAVRSHAEAVQVSRMVDYFGLFIFFFVLVGSYHIHAMLTMGDWDFWADWKDRRLWVTVTPIVLVTFPAAAQVFLWERFRQPWGATVCVLALLLGEWVNRYFNFWGWTYFPVNFVFPAILVPGAILLDTFLMLSGSYLFTAIIGGLAWGLIFYPGNWPVIAPLHVPVEYNGMLMSIADIQGYNYVRTGTPEYIRMVEKGTLRTFGKDVAPVSAFFSAFMSILIYFLWHFVGRWFCSVRFLKST from the coding sequence ATGAGCGCACTCCAATCGGCGGTTCGGTCCCATGCCGAAGCCGTCCAAGTCTCCCGAATGGTGGACTATTTTGGTCTTTTTATTTTCTTTTTCGTGCTGGTCGGCTCGTACCACATCCACGCCATGCTCACCATGGGTGACTGGGACTTTTGGGCCGACTGGAAGGACCGGCGGTTGTGGGTGACGGTCACCCCCATTGTGCTGGTCACCTTCCCGGCGGCGGCCCAGGTGTTTTTGTGGGAGCGGTTCCGGCAGCCGTGGGGGGCCACGGTGTGTGTGCTGGCCCTGCTGTTGGGGGAATGGGTGAACCGGTATTTTAATTTTTGGGGGTGGACCTATTTCCCGGTGAACTTCGTGTTTCCGGCGATTTTGGTGCCGGGGGCGATTCTTTTGGACACGTTCCTGATGCTGTCGGGCAGCTACCTGTTCACGGCCATCATTGGGGGGTTGGCCTGGGGGCTCATTTTCTACCCGGGCAACTGGCCGGTGATTGCCCCGCTGCACGTGCCGGTGGAATACAACGGCATGCTCATGTCCATTGCTGACATACAGGGGTATAACTACGTGCGGACCGGTACACCCGAATACATCCGCATGGTAGAGAAGGGCACGCTGCGCACCTTCGGTAAGGACGTGGCGCCGGTGTCGGCGTTCTTCTCGGCCTTCATGTCCATTCTGATCTACTTCCTGTGGCACTTCGTGGGCCGCTGGTTCTGCTCTGTGCGGTTCCTGAAGAGCACCTAA
- the amoC gene encoding bacterial ammonia monooxygenase, subunit AmoC, translated as MAATTVSGVEAQDKPLLDVKWLVFAFSIYTVFYIWVRWYEGVYGWSAGLDAFAPEFETYWMNFLYTEIVLEVVTASVLWGYLWKTRDRNLAALAPREELRRNVTHLIWLFAYAWAIYWGASYFTEQDGTWHQTIVRDTDFTPSHIIEFYLSYPIYIITGFGSFLYAKTRLPYFAQGLSLPYLVTVVGPFMILPNVGLNEWGHTFWFMEELFVAPLHYGFVIFGWLALAICGVLLQIFASFANLIGKQVCEAVDQGLIAK; from the coding sequence ATGGCTGCAACCACGGTAAGCGGTGTGGAGGCGCAAGACAAGCCGCTGTTGGACGTTAAGTGGCTGGTGTTTGCGTTTTCGATTTACACCGTGTTTTACATTTGGGTTCGCTGGTACGAAGGGGTCTATGGCTGGTCGGCCGGTTTGGACGCCTTTGCTCCGGAATTTGAGACCTATTGGATGAACTTCCTGTACACCGAGATTGTGCTGGAAGTGGTCACGGCGTCGGTGCTGTGGGGTTACCTGTGGAAGACCCGGGACCGTAATCTGGCGGCGTTGGCGCCGCGGGAAGAGCTGCGCCGCAATGTGACCCACTTGATTTGGCTGTTTGCCTATGCGTGGGCCATTTACTGGGGCGCGAGCTATTTCACTGAGCAGGATGGCACTTGGCATCAGACGATTGTGCGCGACACGGACTTCACCCCGTCGCACATTATCGAGTTTTACCTGAGCTATCCGATTTACATCATTACTGGTTTTGGCTCGTTCCTGTACGCCAAGACCCGGCTGCCCTACTTCGCGCAGGGGCTGTCGTTGCCCTATTTGGTGACTGTGGTGGGGCCCTTCATGATTTTGCCCAATGTGGGGTTGAATGAATGGGGGCACACCTTCTGGTTCATGGAGGAGCTGTTTGTAGCGCCCCTGCACTATGGCTTTGTGATCTTTGGCTGGCTGGCGCTGGCCATTTGCGGTGTGCTGCTGCAGATCTTTGCCAGTTTTGCCAACCTCATTGGCAAGCAGGTGTGCGAAGCGGTGGATCAGGGCCTGATCGCGAAGTGA
- a CDS encoding DUF748 domain-containing protein: MNRFLKLARNPWLLGLVAALMLYTLAGFSLVPFLVRHYIPRLAAEQLQRKATVGDVQFNPFLFTFEANDFALEEQDGRPLVGFRRLFMDFELKSLIERAWTFAEVRLEGPSVDAVLDRAGGLNLAKITDSLPKSPEPSPPPAEGPPPRILLHHLALTDGSVKFTDLAGANPATETVGPINLELEGLSTLPDRSGTQRLEAQLPDGGRLTWRGDVALNPLHSSGEVQLVGFRLAPRWKFVQDRIHLAEPGGEASLSARYRFSRAAGKTELAVEDGRFRLAGLRLTPVGAQEPWLSLEEIAIDQASVDLGARAVRLATLALRNGQLKVAMDPAGVLNWQGVITAPPAAAPAPPPSAPVEPPWRVAVEKVEIAGLAIHLADASHGAPLAASIGDFGLTLGAEGELGGEKPKARVDGLKVNVNRVAITTPGQGTPLLTWDALTAEGGRLDLEQREATLQRLSVTGGGTTLGREADGTLYPLERLAPKTAAPPAPAHDAPSAPAWRFSLGEVALQDFHLALADRSLAPEIAYDFDGIRVTLKNVSTDGTAPVAFEGQLKVRQGGALQASGSASPKGDHAQAKIKVERFDLKALQPLVAQYAALKLESGDVSTDLAVDFQKGDPNPTLKAAGNLGVNGLQLNEAKTGKRFLAWKSLTASGIGFGLGPDKLAVKEVRIVQPGATLAIFRDHSTNIAAILKPPSPAGAATPAVKAPPPQGAKGRTAAKPGAARTFPVVIERIRVDDGVIDYSDDSLVLPFATRIEDFDGAASGVSTAPKARVSLKFAGRVGEYGQVNVDGSLNPMQMKAFSDVDVVFRNVAMSPLSPYSATFAGRKIQSGRLNMDVLYKIDDGHLRSNNKIVLDQLVLGERVESPNAVNLPLDLAVALLTDSDGKINADIPVEGDVNKPQFGYGKVVWDAIVTLIKKAVTAPFNAIASLFGGSQEDLGKIEFEPGRAALPPPEREKLKKVAVALAQRPKLKLTVHGTFDSQLDGEALRSRQVRDALAKAMDIALQPGEDLGPPGFGDAATQKALERLADARGGPKAMEEFQAAYEKSSGRKPQRVGALGGFLGRPSDDTGFYEKLYRHLVDTAPLPQAELTGLAEQRGKAILAELAGQPGLDKNRLGAGKTEAVSGDKTVPVKLELGAE; encoded by the coding sequence ATGAACCGGTTCCTCAAGTTGGCAAGGAATCCCTGGCTGTTGGGGTTGGTCGCGGCGCTGATGCTGTACACCCTGGCCGGTTTCTCCCTGGTCCCTTTCCTGGTTCGCCATTACATCCCGCGCCTCGCCGCCGAGCAGTTGCAGCGCAAGGCCACGGTCGGTGACGTGCAGTTCAACCCGTTTCTGTTCACCTTTGAGGCCAACGATTTCGCCCTGGAGGAGCAGGATGGCCGGCCGCTCGTTGGGTTCCGGCGCCTGTTTATGGACTTCGAACTGAAGAGCCTGATCGAAAGGGCTTGGACCTTTGCTGAGGTCCGCCTCGAAGGTCCGTCGGTGGATGCGGTGCTCGATCGGGCCGGTGGGCTCAATCTGGCCAAGATCACCGACAGCCTGCCCAAGTCCCCGGAACCTTCCCCGCCGCCCGCGGAGGGCCCGCCGCCACGGATCTTGCTGCACCATCTGGCGCTCACCGATGGTTCGGTGAAGTTCACCGATCTGGCCGGGGCGAACCCGGCCACCGAAACGGTCGGCCCCATCAACCTGGAACTGGAGGGGCTTTCCACTTTGCCCGACCGCTCCGGGACCCAGCGCCTGGAAGCGCAACTCCCGGACGGCGGCCGACTGACCTGGCGCGGCGACGTGGCACTCAATCCGCTGCACTCCAGCGGGGAAGTCCAGCTGGTCGGATTCCGCCTGGCGCCGCGCTGGAAATTCGTGCAAGACCGGATCCATCTGGCGGAACCCGGCGGCGAGGCGAGCCTGTCCGCCCGCTACCGATTCAGCCGGGCGGCCGGCAAGACTGAGTTGGCCGTGGAGGACGGCCGCTTCCGGCTGGCAGGGCTGCGCTTGACGCCGGTCGGCGCCCAGGAGCCCTGGCTCAGCCTGGAGGAGATCGCCATCGATCAGGCGAGCGTGGATCTAGGCGCCCGTGCGGTCCGGCTCGCCACGCTGGCGCTGCGGAACGGCCAGCTCAAGGTGGCGATGGATCCGGCGGGGGTGTTGAACTGGCAGGGTGTGATCACCGCCCCGCCGGCTGCTGCGCCAGCGCCGCCGCCGTCCGCCCCGGTCGAGCCGCCCTGGCGGGTGGCGGTGGAAAAGGTCGAGATCGCCGGGCTCGCCATCCACCTCGCCGACGCCAGCCACGGGGCACCGCTCGCAGCTTCCATCGGGGACTTCGGGCTGACCCTGGGGGCCGAGGGGGAACTGGGCGGGGAGAAGCCCAAGGCCCGGGTCGACGGGCTGAAGGTCAACGTCAATCGGGTCGCGATCACCACACCGGGACAGGGCACGCCGCTCTTGACCTGGGACGCCTTGACCGCGGAAGGCGGCCGTCTGGATCTCGAGCAGCGGGAAGCCACCCTCCAGCGGCTGAGCGTCACCGGGGGCGGTACCACCCTCGGCCGGGAGGCGGATGGTACCCTCTATCCCCTCGAGCGGTTGGCGCCCAAGACGGCGGCCCCACCCGCTCCGGCGCACGATGCCCCGTCGGCCCCAGCGTGGCGTTTCAGCCTCGGGGAAGTGGCGCTCCAGGATTTCCATTTGGCCCTGGCCGATCGCAGCCTAGCGCCAGAGATCGCCTACGATTTCGACGGTATCCGCGTCACGCTCAAGAATGTCAGCACCGACGGGACCGCGCCGGTGGCCTTCGAGGGTCAGCTCAAGGTAAGGCAAGGTGGAGCCCTGCAGGCATCCGGCAGCGCTTCCCCGAAGGGCGACCATGCCCAGGCTAAGATCAAGGTTGAGCGCTTCGATCTTAAGGCCTTGCAGCCGCTGGTGGCCCAGTATGCCGCCTTGAAGCTGGAAAGCGGGGACGTTTCCACCGACCTCGCGGTCGACTTCCAGAAGGGTGATCCCAATCCCACGCTCAAGGCGGCGGGGAACCTGGGCGTGAACGGACTGCAACTCAACGAGGCCAAGACCGGCAAGCGGTTCCTGGCGTGGAAGAGCCTCACCGCGAGCGGCATCGGTTTCGGCTTGGGTCCCGACAAGCTGGCCGTCAAAGAGGTCCGCATCGTCCAACCGGGTGCCACCCTCGCCATCTTCCGGGACCATAGCACCAACATCGCCGCCATTCTCAAGCCGCCGAGCCCCGCTGGGGCCGCGACACCCGCGGTCAAGGCTCCGCCCCCGCAAGGGGCGAAAGGCAGGACCGCCGCCAAGCCGGGGGCCGCCCGGACCTTTCCCGTAGTGATCGAGCGGATTCGGGTCGACGATGGCGTGATCGATTACAGCGATGACAGCCTGGTGCTGCCCTTCGCCACCCGCATCGAGGACTTCGACGGTGCCGCCAGCGGCGTTTCCACAGCACCTAAGGCGCGGGTGTCCTTGAAGTTTGCCGGGCGGGTGGGCGAGTACGGTCAGGTGAACGTCGATGGCTCCTTGAACCCGATGCAGATGAAAGCCTTCAGCGACGTCGACGTGGTGTTCCGCAATGTGGCCATGAGCCCGCTGTCGCCCTACAGCGCTACCTTCGCCGGGCGCAAGATCCAATCGGGACGGCTGAACATGGACGTGCTCTACAAGATCGATGACGGTCATTTGCGGAGCAACAACAAGATCGTGCTCGATCAGTTGGTGCTCGGCGAACGGGTGGAAAGTCCCAATGCTGTCAATCTCCCGCTGGATCTGGCGGTGGCGCTGCTCACCGACAGCGACGGCAAGATCAATGCCGACATTCCCGTGGAGGGCGACGTCAACAAGCCGCAGTTCGGTTATGGAAAGGTGGTCTGGGATGCCATCGTGACCCTGATCAAGAAGGCGGTGACCGCGCCGTTCAATGCCATCGCCTCGCTGTTCGGCGGTAGCCAGGAGGATCTCGGCAAGATTGAGTTCGAGCCGGGTCGCGCGGCGCTCCCACCCCCCGAGCGGGAGAAGCTCAAGAAAGTGGCCGTCGCGCTGGCCCAAAGGCCCAAGCTCAAGCTCACCGTGCACGGGACCTTCGACAGCCAGCTGGACGGCGAGGCGCTGCGCTCGCGCCAAGTCCGGGACGCCCTGGCCAAGGCCATGGACATTGCGCTCCAGCCGGGCGAGGACCTCGGCCCGCCGGGGTTCGGCGACGCCGCCACCCAAAAGGCGCTGGAACGCCTGGCCGACGCACGGGGCGGCCCGAAAGCGATGGAAGAGTTCCAAGCCGCCTACGAGAAGTCCAGCGGCCGGAAGCCGCAACGGGTTGGCGCCCTTGGGGGGTTCCTAGGTCGTCCCAGCGACGATACCGGTTTCTACGAAAAGCTGTACCGGCACCTGGTGGACACGGCGCCCCTGCCGCAAGCCGAGTTGACTGGCCTTGCCGAGCAGCGCGGCAAAGCGATCCTGGCAGAGCTCGCCGGCCAGCCCGGCCTGGATAAGAACCGGCTGGGGGCGGGAAAAACGGAAGCCGTATCGGGCGACAAAACCGTCCCCGTCAAGCTCGAGCTGGGCGCCGAGTGA
- the nhaD gene encoding sodium:proton antiporter NhaD, whose translation MLRAFLLLSLLSFLPELASAEESSVLGLTATHRGLYCVLIFIIAYAFVMTEEFTHLRKSKPVILAAGIIWAQVAYLASSHGVPAEKVHKAFEHDLREYAELFLFLLVAMTYINAMAERNVFEALRSWLVGRKFGYRSLFWITGIITFFLSSVADNLTSALLVGAVVMAVGANSPAFVSLGFINLVSAANAGGAFSPFGDITTLMVWQAGKADFFDFFELFIPSLVNFAVPAAFMHFAIPNETPSFPEEEQVRMKPGALVICGLFGLTIVTAVSFKQFLHLPPFLGMMVGLSFLMFYGYRLKLLFSSEEQGKFDVFAHVRDAEWDTLLFFFGVVFAVGGLGYIGYLELASEAMYDGLGATTANILIGILSAIVDNIPVMFAVLSMNPDMDLYQWMLVTLTAGVGGTMLSIGSAAGVALMGSSRGMYTFFSHLKWTPAIIAGYIASILVHYWINGH comes from the coding sequence TTGTTACGCGCATTCCTTTTACTGTCGCTGCTATCGTTCCTGCCCGAACTGGCGTCCGCCGAAGAGTCCAGCGTGCTGGGGCTGACCGCCACCCACCGCGGCCTTTACTGCGTCCTGATCTTCATCATCGCCTACGCCTTCGTGATGACCGAGGAATTCACCCATTTGCGGAAATCCAAGCCGGTCATCCTGGCCGCTGGCATCATTTGGGCGCAGGTCGCTTACTTGGCATCTTCTCACGGGGTGCCCGCGGAGAAGGTGCACAAGGCCTTCGAGCACGACCTGCGTGAATACGCCGAGCTGTTCCTGTTCCTGCTGGTGGCCATGACCTACATTAACGCCATGGCCGAACGGAACGTCTTCGAAGCGCTGCGTTCCTGGCTGGTGGGGCGCAAATTCGGCTACCGTTCGCTGTTCTGGATTACCGGCATCATCACTTTTTTCCTGTCCTCGGTGGCCGACAATCTGACCTCGGCGCTGCTGGTGGGCGCGGTGGTCATGGCGGTCGGGGCCAACAGCCCGGCCTTCGTCTCCTTAGGGTTCATCAACCTAGTGAGCGCGGCCAATGCCGGCGGCGCCTTCAGCCCCTTCGGCGACATCACCACCTTGATGGTCTGGCAGGCCGGCAAGGCCGATTTCTTCGACTTCTTCGAGCTGTTCATCCCGTCCCTGGTCAACTTCGCGGTGCCCGCGGCGTTCATGCATTTCGCCATTCCCAACGAAACACCCAGCTTCCCGGAAGAAGAGCAGGTGCGCATGAAGCCCGGCGCCCTCGTCATCTGCGGCTTGTTCGGCCTGACCATCGTGACTGCGGTGAGCTTCAAGCAGTTCCTGCATTTGCCGCCGTTCCTCGGCATGATGGTGGGGCTGTCGTTCCTGATGTTCTATGGTTATCGGTTGAAACTCCTGTTCAGCTCCGAGGAACAGGGCAAGTTCGACGTGTTCGCCCACGTGCGTGACGCGGAGTGGGACACTTTGCTGTTCTTCTTCGGGGTGGTCTTCGCGGTGGGGGGACTCGGCTACATCGGCTACCTGGAATTGGCCTCGGAAGCCATGTATGACGGCCTCGGTGCCACCACCGCCAACATCCTGATCGGTATCCTGTCCGCTATTGTGGACAACATCCCGGTGATGTTCGCAGTCCTCAGCATGAATCCGGACATGGATCTCTACCAGTGGATGCTGGTCACCCTCACGGCCGGGGTGGGCGGTACCATGCTGTCCATCGGGTCGGCGGCCGGCGTGGCCCTGATGGGCAGCTCCCGGGGCATGTACACCTTTTTTAGCCACCTCAAATGGACCCCGGCCATTATCGCCGGTTACATCGCCTCCATTCTGGTGCATTACTGGATCAACGGCCACTGA
- a CDS encoding glycerophosphodiester phosphodiesterase has protein sequence MNQCSLVLMIAAGVGMPLTACADPALPTLHGETPLAVGHRGATGYFPEHTLASYQAAINANADFIEPDLVSTKDGVLIARHEVNITDTTDVADHPEFAARKTTKTIDGVTETGWFADDFTLAEIKTLYAKQRLPFRDQSYNKQFRVPTFQEVIDLAKRESRRLHRTIGVYPETKHPTYHKSVNLPLEDNLVRVLRRNGWDRRNAPVFIQSFEVGNLKELRQKTRVRLIQLVDARDVALDGSVIPAQPYDFVVSGDPRKSSDLLTKQGLAEIATYADGVSPWKRYIVSVKGVDRNGDGQADDVDGDGIVGDSDKTLLPPTSLIADAHAVGLLVHTWTFRNEPGRYLAADYRGDPIQEYKQFFCLGVDGLFSDFPDTAVSGRSVATLAPNACSR, from the coding sequence ATGAACCAATGCAGTCTTGTTCTGATGATCGCGGCCGGGGTAGGGATGCCCCTGACCGCCTGCGCCGATCCGGCGCTTCCCACCCTCCACGGGGAGACCCCCCTGGCGGTGGGGCACCGCGGTGCCACGGGCTACTTTCCTGAGCACACCCTGGCCTCCTACCAGGCGGCGATCAACGCCAACGCCGATTTCATCGAGCCGGATCTGGTGTCCACCAAGGATGGTGTGCTGATCGCCCGCCACGAGGTCAACATTACCGACACCACCGATGTGGCCGACCATCCGGAATTCGCCGCCCGTAAGACCACCAAGACCATCGACGGGGTGACCGAAACGGGCTGGTTCGCCGATGACTTTACCCTGGCGGAGATCAAGACCCTATACGCCAAGCAGCGGCTTCCGTTCCGGGATCAGAGCTACAACAAGCAATTCCGGGTGCCGACCTTCCAGGAGGTGATCGACTTGGCCAAGCGGGAAAGTCGGCGTTTGCACCGCACCATCGGCGTATACCCGGAAACCAAGCACCCCACGTACCATAAATCGGTCAACCTGCCCTTGGAGGACAACCTAGTGCGTGTGCTCAGGAGGAACGGGTGGGACCGCCGCAACGCGCCGGTCTTCATCCAGTCCTTCGAGGTGGGCAACCTCAAGGAACTGCGGCAGAAGACCCGGGTGCGCCTGATCCAGCTGGTGGACGCCCGGGACGTGGCCCTGGACGGCTCGGTCATCCCGGCCCAGCCCTACGACTTCGTGGTGAGCGGCGATCCGCGCAAGTCCTCTGACCTGCTCACCAAGCAGGGCCTCGCGGAGATTGCCACCTACGCGGACGGGGTGAGCCCGTGGAAGCGCTACATCGTGAGCGTGAAGGGCGTGGACCGCAACGGCGACGGCCAGGCCGACGACGTGGACGGCGATGGCATCGTCGGCGATAGTGATAAGACCCTGCTGCCGCCCACCAGCCTGATCGCCGACGCCCATGCGGTGGGCTTGCTGGTGCACACCTGGACCTTCCGTAACGAGCCGGGCCGCTATTTGGCCGCCGACTATCGGGGCGACCCCATCCAGGAATACAAGCAGTTCTTTTGCCTCGGGGTCGACGGTCTGTTCTCCGACTTCCCCGACACCGCCGTAAGCGGACGCTCCGTCGCGACCCTCGCGCCCAACGCCTGTTCCCGCTGA
- a CDS encoding carbohydrate ABC transporter permease yields the protein MSATPSRRLGIARRLQVLALHASLLALAALALFPLLWMLSVSFMPADEVNRLPPPLLPRSPTLEHYRILFARLDIGRYALNSLAIAAAVTVLSLLFNSLAGYAFAKLRFAGRERLFALLLAGMVIPSQVAMLPLFLLLKALGLVNTYGGVIIPGLASIFGIFLIRQYALAIPDSLLDAARIDGASEFRIYFSLVLPLCRPILVTLAIFTFMGTWNDFMWPLIILTDQALYTLPVALANLLGEHAQDAELMMAGAVLTVLPVVALFLALQRHYIEGLVLGSVKE from the coding sequence ATGAGCGCTACCCCTTCCCGCCGCCTTGGGATCGCCCGCCGGCTCCAAGTCCTGGCCCTGCATGCCAGCCTGCTCGCCTTGGCGGCGCTGGCCCTGTTTCCGCTGCTGTGGATGCTGTCGGTGTCCTTCATGCCGGCGGACGAGGTCAACCGTCTGCCGCCGCCGCTCCTGCCCCGCTCGCCCACCCTGGAGCACTACCGGATCCTGTTCGCGCGCCTGGATATCGGCCGCTACGCCCTCAACAGCCTGGCCATCGCCGCCGCGGTGACGGTACTGTCGCTGCTGTTCAATTCCCTGGCCGGCTACGCCTTCGCCAAGCTGCGGTTTGCCGGGCGCGAGCGGCTGTTCGCCCTGCTGCTGGCCGGCATGGTAATCCCCTCCCAGGTGGCCATGCTGCCGCTGTTTCTGCTGCTGAAGGCGTTGGGTCTGGTGAACACCTACGGCGGGGTGATCATCCCCGGCCTGGCCAGTATCTTCGGCATCTTCCTGATCCGCCAGTATGCCCTCGCCATCCCGGACAGCCTGCTGGATGCCGCCCGCATCGACGGCGCGTCGGAATTCCGCATCTATTTTTCGCTGGTGCTGCCCCTGTGCCGGCCGATCCTGGTCACCCTCGCCATCTTCACCTTCATGGGCACCTGGAACGACTTCATGTGGCCGCTGATCATCCTCACCGACCAAGCCTTGTACACCCTCCCGGTGGCATTGGCCAACCTCTTGGGGGAGCACGCCCAGGACGCCGAACTGATGATGGCCGGGGCGGTGCTGACGGTGCTGCCGGTGGTCGCCTTGTTCCTGGCCCTGCAGAGGCACTACATCGAGGGGCTGGTGCTGGGCAGCGTCAAGGAGTAA
- a CDS encoding carbohydrate ABC transporter permease: MRRVRVAPAVWFVAPALALITVFFFLPVLAALLLSLTDFDLYALGDLTRLRWVGLDNYLRLLGDPRFHTALVNTLYFVAVGGPLTVGVSLGAALLVNHRLTRFKGLFRSLLFLPTVTTLVAVAVVFRYLYHPRYGWLNHLLGWIGLGPVDWLGDPRWAMPAIILLAVWKNFGFTMIVFIAGLQSVPERLYEAARLDGAGPWQQFRHITLPMLAPTFLFVTVITMIGYFQLFAEPYVLTQGGPADGTLSVALLMFQEGFRWWNLGYAAALAFLLFLMILAGTLVQLRLRRP, encoded by the coding sequence ATGAGGCGGGTGCGCGTGGCGCCGGCGGTTTGGTTCGTGGCCCCGGCGTTGGCGCTGATCACGGTGTTCTTCTTCCTGCCGGTGCTGGCTGCGTTGCTGCTCAGCCTGACCGACTTCGACCTGTACGCCCTCGGCGACCTTACGCGCCTGCGCTGGGTGGGGCTGGACAATTACCTCCGGTTGCTCGGCGATCCCCGGTTTCACACCGCCCTGGTCAATACGCTCTATTTCGTGGCGGTGGGGGGGCCGTTGACGGTAGGGGTGTCCTTGGGGGCGGCCCTGCTGGTGAACCACCGGCTGACACGCTTCAAGGGGCTGTTCCGCTCGTTGCTGTTCCTGCCCACGGTGACCACCCTGGTGGCGGTGGCAGTGGTGTTCCGCTATCTCTACCATCCCCGCTACGGCTGGCTGAACCACCTGTTGGGTTGGATCGGGCTCGGGCCGGTGGACTGGCTGGGGGATCCACGCTGGGCCATGCCGGCCATCATCCTGTTGGCGGTTTGGAAGAACTTCGGCTTCACCATGATCGTGTTCATCGCCGGGCTACAGAGCGTTCCGGAGCGGCTCTACGAAGCCGCCCGGTTGGATGGGGCCGGACCCTGGCAGCAGTTCCGCCACATCACCTTGCCGATGTTGGCGCCAACCTTCCTGTTCGTGACCGTCATCACCATGATCGGCTACTTCCAGCTGTTCGCCGAACCTTACGTCTTGACCCAGGGCGGGCCGGCCGACGGCACCCTGAGCGTGGCCCTGCTGATGTTCCAGGAAGGGTTTCGTTGGTGGAACCTGGGCTACGCGGCGGCGCTGGCCTTCCTGCTATTCCTGATGATCCTGGCCGGCACCCTGGTGCAACTGCGGCTGCGGCGGCCATGA